In Macrobrachium nipponense isolate FS-2020 chromosome 30, ASM1510439v2, whole genome shotgun sequence, a genomic segment contains:
- the LOC135202195 gene encoding uncharacterized protein LOC135202195, producing the protein MDKQAPSLNDCLYSGPSLTSHLTDLLLKFRLDPFAVSADISKAFLRVGLQPRDRDYTRFIWLKDLNNEKDLQAYRFRSVLFGATCSPFLLQSTLQHHFETYPTSPEVSFLMTKFYVDNLIGSLPTTVSLYSLYKVAKEAPVQMAGNAFKRMDQ; encoded by the coding sequence ATGGACAAGCAGGCCCCTAGCCTGAATGATTGCTTATACTCTGGCCCATCCTTGACTAGTCATTTAACCGACTTGTTGTTGAAATTCCGTCTCGACCCATTTGCGGTATCGGCAGACATCAGCAAAGCCTTCTTACGGGTAGGTCTCCAACCTAGGGATCGTGATTATacacgtttcatttggctaaaagaTCTTAACAATGAAAAGGACCTTCAAGCCTATAGGTTTAGATCAGTTCTCTTTGGAGCCACCTGCTCGCCTTTTTTACTCCAGTCAACCTtgcaacatcactttgaaacctaCCCCACTTCACCTGAAGTTAGTTTCCTCATGACCAAATTTTATGTGGACAACTTAATTGGTTCCTTACCAACAACAGTCAGCCTCTACAGCCTTTACAAGGTTGCAAAGGAAGCTCCTGTCCAGATGGCCGGAAATGCCTTTAAGAGAATGGATCAGTAA
- the LOC135202196 gene encoding uncharacterized protein LOC135202196, translated as MNLPKAALEIPLEMSDSKFAEDPIQQLWTLESVGIVDQDMSPEDKFVLEEFKNSINIVEGRYEVSLPWKVDKKQLPTNLALSRKRLNSTIHKLKQTNKYLEIYDQIIKEQLSLGFIETVPEEDQNRTNVHYLPHLPGD; from the coding sequence ATGAACCTTCCCAAAGCTGCTCTAGAGATACCACTTGAGATGTCTGATAGCAAATTTGCTGAAGACCCCATCCAACAGCTTTGGACCCTAGAATCAGTCGGAATCGTTGATCAAGATATGTCACCTGAGGATAAATTTGTActggaagaattcaagaattccaTCAATATAGTTGAAGGACGATATGAGGTATCTCTCCCCTGGAAAGTCGATAAGAAACAACTCCCTACCAACTTAGCACTCTCGAGGAAAAGACTGAACAGTACTATTCACAAGCTGAAACAAACTAATAAGTATCTGGAAATTTATGACCAGATCATCAAAGAACAACTGTCTCTCGGCTTCATTGAAACAGTGCCAGAAGAAGACCAAAACCGGACAAATGTCCATTATTTACCCCATTTACCTGGTGATTAA